The Saccopteryx leptura isolate mSacLep1 chromosome 2, mSacLep1_pri_phased_curated, whole genome shotgun sequence genome has a window encoding:
- the VPS33A gene encoding vacuolar protein sorting-associated protein 33A, whose translation MAAHLSYGRVNLNVLREAVRRELREFLDKCAGSKAIVWDEYLTGPFGLIAQYSLLKEHEVEKMFTLKGSRLPAADVKNIIFFVRPRLELMDIIAENVLSEDRRGPARDFHILFVPRRSLLCEQRLKDLGVLGSFIHREEYSLDLIPFDGDLLSMESEGAFKECYLESDQTSLYHAAKGLMTLQALYGTIPQIFGKGECARQVANMMIRMKREFTGSQNSIFPVFDNLLLLDRNVDLLTPLATQLTYEGLIDEIYGIQNSYVKLPPEKFAPKKQGDGGKDLPTEAKKLQLNSAEELYAEIRDKNFNAVGTVLSKKAKVISAAFEERHNAKTVGEIKQFVSQLPHMQAARGSLANHTSIAELIKDVTTSEDFFDKLTVEQEFMSGIDTDKVNSYIEDCIAQKHPLIKVLRLICLQSVCNSGLKQKVLDYYKREILQTYGYEHILTLHNLEKAGLLRPQTGGRNNYPTIRKTLRLWMDDVNEQNPTDISYVYSGYAPLSVRLAQLLSRPGWRSIEEVLRILPGPHFEERQLLPTGLQKKRQLGENRVTLIFFLGGVTFAEIAALRFLSQLEDGGTEYVIATTKLMNGATWIESLMEKLL comes from the exons ATGGCGGCGCACTTGTCCTACGGGCGAGTGAACCTGAACGTGCTGCGCGAGGCGGTGCGTCGGGAGCTGCGCGAATTCCTGGACAAGTGCGCGGGGAGCAAG GCTATCGTTTGGGATGAGTACCTCACAGGACCATTTGGCCTGATTGCACAGTATTCACTACTGAAG GAACATGAAGTGGAAAAAATGTTCACCCTTAAAGGAAGTCGTTTGCCGGCAGCTGATgtcaagaatattattttttttgtcagacccAGGCTAGAATTGATGGATATAATTGCTGAAAATGTGCTCAG TGAAGACAGACGTGGGCCAGCAAGAGATTTCCACATTCTGTTCGTGCCACGACGTAGCTTACTGTGCGAACAGCGGTTGAAGGATCTGGGTGTTTTGGGCTCCTTCATTCACAGGGAGGAGTACAGCCTGGACCTCATTCCCTTTGATGGGGATCTTTTATCCATGGAATCTGAGGGTGCCTTCAAA GAGTGCTACCTGGAGAGCGACCAGACCAGCCTCTACCATGCAGCCAAGGGGCTGATGACATTGCAGGCTCTGTACGGGACAATCCCCCAGATCTTTGGGAAAGGAGAGTGCGCCCGG CAAGTGGCCAATATGATGATCAGGATGAAGAGAGAGTTTACAGGAAGCCAAAATTCAATATTTCCTGTGTTTGATAATCTCCTGTTGCTTGATCGAAACGTGGACTTGTTAACGCCTCTTGCCACTCAGCTCACGTACGAAGGACTCATCGATGAAATTTATGGCATTCAGAACA GTTATGTGAAGTTACCCCCAGAGAAGTTTGCGCCCAAGAAACAGGGCGATGGTGGAAAGGATCTCCCCACGGAAGCCAAGAAGCTTCAGCTGAACTCCGCAGAGGAGCTATACGCCGAAATCCGAGACAAGAACTTCAACGCTGTGGGCACCGTGCTGAGCAAGAAAGCCAAGGTGATCTCGGCAGCGTTTGAG GAAAGGCACAACGCCAAGACGGTGGGGGAGATCAAGCAGTTTGTCTCCCAGCTGCCCCACATGCAGGCGGCAAGAGGCTCCCTGGCGAACCACACCTCGATTGCAGAGCTGATCAAAGATGTCACCA CTTCTGAAGACTTCTTTGATAAGCTGACTGTGGAGCAGGAGTTTATGTCGGGAATAGACACCGATAAG GTCAACAGTTACATTGAGGATTGTATTGCCCAAAAGCATCCTCTGATCAAGGTGTTAAGACTAATTTGCCTCCAATCTGTGTGCAACAGTGGACTCAAACAGAAAGTTTTGGATTATTACAAAAGAGAAATTCTCCAG ACGTATGGCTACGAGCACATTTTGACCTTACACAACCTGGAGAAAGCCGGCCTGCTGAGACCACAGACGGGGGGCAGAAACAATTACCCAACGATCCGGAAAACCTTACGCCTTTGGATGGATGATGTAAACGAACAA AACCCCACGGACATATCATATGTGTACAGCGGCTACGCCCCGCTCAGCGTGCGTCTGGCACAGCTGCTCTCCCGGCCAGGCTGGCGGAGCATTGAGGAGGTTCTCCGCATCCTCCCAGGACCCCACTTTGAAGAACGGCAGCTGCTGCCCACAGGCCTGCAGAAGAAAC GTCAGCTGGGAGAGAACCGAGTCACCCTGATCTTTTTCCTCGGAGGCGTGACCTTCGCGGAGATCGCCGCCCTGCGCTTCCTCTCGCAGTTGGAAGATGGAGGCACAGAATACGTCATCGCCACCACGAAACTGATGAACGGGGCCACCTGGATCGAGTCTCTGATGGAAAAGCTTTTGTGA